The proteins below come from a single Zea mays cultivar B73 chromosome 8, Zm-B73-REFERENCE-NAM-5.0, whole genome shotgun sequence genomic window:
- the LOC100280555 gene encoding cysteine proteinase inhibitor B precursor, producing the protein MARALGACVLLAVLLGALAPAPAPAAAARAHDDQGSGAGIRQPSGEYRGRKVGARTEVRDVEGDGEVQELGRFSVAEYNRQLREGGGGGGRLEFGRVVAAQRQVVSGLKYYLRVVAVEEGGGAGNGGERVFDAVVVVKPWLDSRTLLTFAPAAAK; encoded by the coding sequence ATGGCTCGTGCGCTCGGCGCTTGCGTGCTGCTCGCCGTCCTGCTCGGTGCcctggcgccggcgccggcgccggcggcggCCGCGCGCGCCCACGACGACCAGGGCAGCGGGGCCGGCATACGGCAGCCGAGCGGCGAGTACCGCGGGAGGAAGGTGGGGGCCAGGACCGAGGTGCGGGACGTGGAGGGCGACGGCGAGGTGCAGGAGCTCGGCCGGTTCTCCGTCGCCGAGTACAACCGGCAGCTCCGAgaaggtggcggcggcggcggcaggctcGAGTTCGGCAGGGTGGTGGCGGCGCAGCGGCAGGTGGTGTCGGGGCTCAAGTACTACCTCCGCGTCGTGGCCGTGGAGgagggcggcggcgcggggaacGGCGGCGAGCGCGTGTTcgacgccgtcgtcgtcgtcaagCCCTGGCTCGACTCGCGTACCCTGCTCACgttcgcgcccgcggccgccaagTAA
- the LOC103636366 gene encoding uncharacterized protein: MAAYIRLDDAVRARLRGGAHAAGCTTSSSSGSDHDASACLSELVQAFLETGAGGTAEEGPRAAPKEYGSDDEDGAAASAAATVRALLDPPAEEDAFRIRLAAAVAAAAEAEAALRAHGAAFRRALARRLRGAGYDAGVCRSRWEASGGAAAGTYEYVDVVAVAPAAARYIVDADFRAALEVARATPEYAAVVAAVPAPAVVAREEAVGRAVRVASDAARRSLRAHGLHVPPWRKTRYMLAKWLGPYKRSTSSAAGGVMSMPGGAGLDVKCRAVGFFAPPAAAPAARIK, from the coding sequence atgGCCGCGTACATCCGCCTCGACGACGCCGTCCGCGCGCGCCTCCGCGGGGGCGCCCACGCCGCGGGGTgcaccaccagcagcagcagcggcagcgACCACGACGCGTCCGCCTGCCTCTCCGAGCTCGTCCAGGCGTTCCTGGAGACGGGCGCCGGCGGCACGGCCGAGGAAGGGCCCCGCGCGGCGCCCAAGGAGTAcggctccgacgacgaggacggggCGGCGGCCTCCGCCGCGGCGACCGTGCGGGCCCTGCTCGACCCGCCGGCGGAGGAGGACGCGTTCCGCATCAGGCtggccgcggcggtggcggccgcggcggaggcggaggcggcgctGCGGGCGCACGGGGCGGCGTTCAGGCGCGCgctggcgcggcggctgcgcggcgCCGGGTACGACGCCGGCGTGTGCAGGTCGCGGTGGGAGGCGtcgggcggcgccgcggccgGGACGTACGAGTACGTCGACGTGGTCGCGGTCGCGCCGGCGGCGGCCAGGTACATTGTGGACGCGGACTTCCGGGCGGCGCTGGAGGTGGCCCGCGCCACGCCCGAGTACGCGGCCGTCGTGGCCGCGGTGCCGGCGCCCGCGGTGGTCGCGCGCGAGGAGGCCGTCGGCCGCGCCGTGCGCGTCGCGTCCGACGCCGCGCGCCGCTCGCTCCGCGCCCACGGCCTCCACGTCCCGCCCTGGCGCAAGACGCGCTACATGCTCGCCAAGTGGCTCGGGCCCTACAAGCGCTCCACCTCGTCCGCTGCTGGTGGGGTAATGTCGATGCCCGGCGGCGCAGGGCTGGACGTCAAGTGCCGCGCCGTCGGGTTCTTCGCgcctccggccgccgcgccggcggccaGGATCAAGTAG